The following proteins are co-located in the Vigna angularis cultivar LongXiaoDou No.4 chromosome 2, ASM1680809v1, whole genome shotgun sequence genome:
- the LOC108328630 gene encoding auxin efflux carrier component 8: MISLADAYHIVAATVPLYVTMILAYVSVKWWKIFTPDQCSGINKFVAKFSIPLLSFQTISSNNIYKMTLKLLYADFVQKLLAFLVLIAITKISGRGGLKWIITGLSLTTLPNTLILGIPLMKAMYKGEAVLLLAQIIFLQSMIWYNLLLFLYELDAVNTRPAAAAPPSQGSAGETDTDREVQSKGEEDVDPRTKRKLKVLPILAKVGKKLIKNPNTYATLMGFIWSSIHFRWGLRMPEIVNQSIEILSNGGLGMAMFSLGLFMASQSSIIACGPRMTMVAVVLKFVVGPGLMTVASLLIGLRCTLFKVTIVQAALPQGIVPFVFAKEYNVHPSVLSTAILLGMIMALPVELAFYFLLAI; this comes from the exons ATGATTTCCCTAGCAGATGCCTATCATATAGTGGCAGCCACTGTCCCATTATATGTGACCATGATACTTGCCTACGTTTCTGTGAAATGGTGGAAGATCTTCACACCAGATCAATGTTCAGGCATAAACAAATTTGTGGCGAAGTTCTCCATCCCCCTTTTGTCATTTCAAACCATTTCCTCGAACAACATCTACAAAATGACCCTCAAACTCTTATATGCCGATTTTGTTCAGAAATTGCTTGCATTTCTAGTCTTAATAGCAATCACGAAGATCAGTGGCCGAGGAGGTTTAAAGTGGATCATAACGGGTTTGTCATTAACAACACTTCCCAACACTTTGATTCTAGGAATCCCTCTGATGAAAGCTATGTATAAGGGTGAAGCAGTTCTTCTCCTTGCACAGATTATTTTCTTGCAGAGCATGATCTGGTACaatttgttgttgtttcttTATGAACTTGATGCTGTCAACACCAGGCCTGCTGCAGCTGCACCACCATCACAAGGCTCGGCTG GAGAAACAGACACAGATCGTGAGGTACAATCAAAAGGAGAAGAAGACGTAGACCCTAGAACAAAAAGGAAGCTGAAGGTCTTGCCCATTCTTGCCAAAGTGGGAAAGAAGCTAATAAAAAATCCTAATACATATGCAACTTTAATGGGTTTTATTTGGTCAAGCATACATTTCAG GTGGGGATTACGCATGCCTGAAATTGTTAATCAGTCAATAGAAATATTATCCAATGGAGGTCTTGGCATGGCAATGTTCAGCCTAG GTCTGTTTATGGCATCACAGTCGAGCATCATAGCATGTGGGCCAAGGATGACAATGGTGGCAGTAGTACTGAAATTTGTGGTTGGACCTGGTCTCATGACAGTGGCTTCTCTTCTGATAGGATTAAGATGCACATTGTTCAAAGTGACAATAGTTCAG GCAGCTCTACCTCAAGGAATTGTTCCTTTTGTTTTTGCCAAAGAATATAATGTTCATCCATCTGTTTTAAGCACAGC